A genomic window from Thunnus thynnus chromosome 12, fThuThy2.1, whole genome shotgun sequence includes:
- the LOC137193685 gene encoding secreted 45 kDa protein-like isoform X1: MNLVRNSYVMSSTSTQKFMTKDRENNMDFNVRKRKREDSDVAATPMKKIKVCNITCSTEPCNKVQESVNMRKRRASDDGKMPRKKARPSEGSVENFMKQWGKREASVDAGTSAKRMRCSDSTSITVSSPTESSADVSISTGSSTTGSSATRSSSSSTGSSSSGSSEKVIISHIFNNASLEEQKVFELASSGSTSRAEFENKYVQQAPIG; the protein is encoded by the exons ATGAATCTCGTTCGAAACAGTTACGTCATGTCTTCTACGTCTACACAAAAGTTCATGACAAAAGATCGAG AGAACAACATGGATTTCAAtgtgaggaagagaaaaagggaggacAGTGATGTTGCAGCAACACCCATGAAAAAGATCAAGGTTTGCAACATCACCTGCTCCACTGAGCCCTGCAACAAGGTGCAGGAGAGTGTTAatatgaggaagaggagggctaGTGATGATGGAAAGATGCCCAGGAAAAAAGCAAGGCCTAGTGAAGGATCAGTGGAGAATTTCATGAAACAGTGGGGCAAGAGAGAGGCCAGTGTCGACGCAGGGACATCAGCAAAAAGGATGAGGTGTAGCGACAGCACCAGCATCACTGTGTCCAGCCCCACTGAATCCAGTGCTGATGTATCCATCTCTACTGGATCCAGCACTACTGGATCCAGTGCTACAAGATCCAGCTCTAGCTCTACTGGATCCAGCTCTAGTGGATCCAGTGAGAAAGTGATTATCAGCCATATCTTTAACAACGCCTCCCTGGAAGAGCAGAAAGTCTTTGAGCTGGCCTCCTCAGGAAGCACTAGCAGAG ctgAATTTGAGAACAAGTATGTCCAGCAAGCTCCGATCGGTTAG
- the LOC137193685 gene encoding secreted 45 kDa protein-like isoform X2, whose product MDFNVRKRKREDSDVAATPMKKIKVCNITCSTEPCNKVQESVNMRKRRASDDGKMPRKKARPSEGSVENFMKQWGKREASVDAGTSAKRMRCSDSTSITVSSPTESSADVSISTGSSTTGSSATRSSSSSTGSSSSGSSEKVIISHIFNNASLEEQKVFELASSGSTSRAEFENKYVQQAPIG is encoded by the exons ATGGATTTCAAtgtgaggaagagaaaaagggaggacAGTGATGTTGCAGCAACACCCATGAAAAAGATCAAGGTTTGCAACATCACCTGCTCCACTGAGCCCTGCAACAAGGTGCAGGAGAGTGTTAatatgaggaagaggagggctaGTGATGATGGAAAGATGCCCAGGAAAAAAGCAAGGCCTAGTGAAGGATCAGTGGAGAATTTCATGAAACAGTGGGGCAAGAGAGAGGCCAGTGTCGACGCAGGGACATCAGCAAAAAGGATGAGGTGTAGCGACAGCACCAGCATCACTGTGTCCAGCCCCACTGAATCCAGTGCTGATGTATCCATCTCTACTGGATCCAGCACTACTGGATCCAGTGCTACAAGATCCAGCTCTAGCTCTACTGGATCCAGCTCTAGTGGATCCAGTGAGAAAGTGATTATCAGCCATATCTTTAACAACGCCTCCCTGGAAGAGCAGAAAGTCTTTGAGCTGGCCTCCTCAGGAAGCACTAGCAGAG ctgAATTTGAGAACAAGTATGTCCAGCAAGCTCCGATCGGTTAG